One Leptospira levettii genomic window carries:
- a CDS encoding M23 family metallopeptidase, whose translation MKRIVVILTLLASFIFAEGQKSEGKLNFVWPIQGLELSSLITSTFGESRKDHFHNGLDISSVLQPVRSMGDGFILYSRYAEDNPFEEERGSGNIVWIAHKNGYVSGYYHLGGTRNELVKNHKPVKAGDTIGISGNTGHSTGGHLHFVLGKDYGKILLDPLSYLPPVEDNMPPQIANLFIHVGENYTNLNDGDNINVSKAFPLTVSIIDGGIKNSQRRGIKEVKYLFNGETYKVANFESLQFDGSKWKTKDGHSFDDLFFKDRYLVGVLNLKAGENTIKVQTKDFSGHEGERNFSINITRISGGN comes from the coding sequence ATGAAACGTATTGTTGTGATTTTGACTCTTCTGGCAAGTTTTATTTTCGCTGAGGGACAGAAGTCCGAAGGGAAACTTAATTTTGTTTGGCCCATCCAAGGTTTGGAACTCTCCTCTCTAATCACGAGCACGTTTGGTGAATCGAGAAAAGACCATTTTCACAATGGTTTAGACATTTCCTCAGTCTTACAACCAGTTCGCTCCATGGGAGATGGATTCATTTTGTACTCTCGTTATGCGGAAGATAATCCTTTTGAGGAAGAAAGAGGATCAGGCAATATTGTTTGGATTGCGCATAAAAATGGTTATGTGAGCGGATATTACCACTTAGGTGGAACTAGGAACGAACTCGTCAAAAATCACAAACCAGTGAAAGCGGGTGATACAATTGGAATATCAGGCAACACAGGTCACTCAACTGGTGGACATTTACACTTTGTTCTAGGGAAAGACTACGGAAAAATTTTACTCGACCCTCTCTCTTATTTACCTCCAGTCGAAGACAATATGCCTCCTCAAATCGCCAATTTGTTCATCCATGTGGGAGAAAATTATACCAATCTCAATGATGGTGACAATATCAATGTATCCAAAGCATTTCCACTTACGGTGAGTATCATTGATGGCGGAATCAAAAATAGCCAAAGAAGAGGCATCAAAGAAGTGAAATACTTGTTTAATGGCGAAACATACAAAGTGGCAAATTTTGAATCCCTTCAGTTTGATGGTTCCAAATGGAAAACAAAGGATGGCCATAGTTTTGATGATTTATTCTTTAAAGATCGTTATCTGGTAGGAGTTTTGAATCTCAAAGCAGGCGAAAATACAATCAAAGTACAAACAAAAGATTTTTCTGGTCATGAAGGGGAAAGAAACTTTAGTATCAACATCACAAGGATCAGTGGAGGAAATTAA
- a CDS encoding sigma-70 family RNA polymerase sigma factor codes for MEQTSYSTEEILELVKECGTGNEKALQKFFDHYSQDIYNFPIRVFHLTEDDASDYYIYAFERLKSGKRFKSFVGKSSFKTWFFSVLRNLLIDWQRTKREVKTQSVSKVNKEGKEYSTIEDEPDKRADALAHALDVSDQFQSVLSTIKMENRIVFKLSFVYYLHLDPEELVYIAEKTSRPEEEIRSEILSLREELSNREEENLKMEDKITSLYLNILDLKEQKKQKAQGDSVEAQYYKERLDHALAKKYEQRKKLIEKKQKGHFLVRTPYREIARILGISEGGVSVTLLRVLEKIQKKMHSVAGES; via the coding sequence ATGGAACAGACTTCTTATTCCACCGAAGAAATTTTAGAACTTGTCAAAGAATGTGGGACTGGCAATGAAAAAGCCCTACAAAAGTTTTTTGATCATTATTCCCAAGATATTTATAATTTTCCCATTCGAGTTTTCCATCTAACGGAAGATGATGCTTCCGACTATTATATTTATGCTTTTGAGCGACTCAAATCTGGCAAACGGTTCAAGAGTTTTGTCGGGAAATCGAGTTTTAAGACTTGGTTTTTTTCCGTACTGCGAAACCTACTCATCGATTGGCAACGCACCAAACGTGAGGTCAAAACCCAGTCGGTTTCCAAGGTCAATAAGGAAGGAAAGGAATACAGTACAATCGAAGACGAACCCGATAAACGTGCGGATGCCCTTGCCCATGCCCTTGATGTCTCAGACCAATTCCAATCCGTACTTTCCACAATTAAAATGGAAAATCGAATCGTATTCAAATTATCTTTTGTGTACTACCTACACCTAGATCCTGAAGAATTAGTGTACATTGCAGAAAAAACGAGCCGGCCCGAGGAAGAGATTCGTTCTGAGATTTTGTCTCTACGAGAAGAGTTATCCAACCGCGAAGAGGAAAACCTCAAGATGGAAGACAAAATCACATCTTTGTATTTGAATATTCTAGATTTAAAAGAGCAGAAAAAACAAAAGGCACAGGGAGATTCTGTAGAAGCACAATATTATAAAGAACGATTGGACCATGCCCTTGCGAAGAAGTACGAACAGCGAAAAAAACTGATCGAGAAAAAACAAAAAGGCCACTTCCTTGTCCGCACCCCTTACCGGGAAATTGCCCGAATCTTAGGGATTTCCGAAGGTGGGGTGAGTGTCACCCTGCTCCGAGTCCTCGAAAAAATACAAAAAAAAATGCATTCTGTAGCGGGAGAGTCGTGA
- a CDS encoding CHAT domain-containing protein, with protein sequence MLSLIIDRVGNVNIFNVLEDNLPVEESHIQSTLDDDLILEYLAEVERLVHVSQSVLSKPNQILNVDILQDLKVLGETFFQQFFPTSIIEKLKNTNKQSIHFNIDPTLALVPWELLHDGTSFLSDKFRIGKTIRGGLHRSTHKENRKIKMLIIADPTEDLPHAQKEGEVLFSVLSQKVPNHLLELEFIGGKQVTKLKLLSLIKDKHIIHYSGHLHFSDDSLENGWLLSDGKVLKAREIKSTGIDTDLVFSNSCMSAKSAGKKLNTNILNQYAGAFLTAGIKTFVGTNWEILDNERTIDFTVRFYTYLFSDKSVGESLFLSKEFARRNYHANDLTWANYSLYGNPDFSMFVKERRNFHSAKILNPTAVLEFYPTPIAASYSKCNQLNKNKTIDKTNLLNLIRLFESISQVIGMIVFSDHAAHAMNKSIPNNLDDAVTLRKWWELVYSCVWDFQKLKITSIFDSALPVLHEQKETIFKILGWLEVWEESDIDSEELESYQIILQFFLENMLLEFAELERISILLVSENNNPHFYFKGIKPSYLYPTSHGSREKLLEQLSHHKGNLVLLHESRKMVIPFQTYFKEKKETGELELVFNGLIPFVIGAKQN encoded by the coding sequence ATGCTCTCCCTCATCATAGATCGTGTCGGAAATGTCAATATCTTCAATGTTTTAGAAGATAATCTTCCTGTAGAAGAATCCCACATCCAATCTACGTTAGATGACGATTTGATTTTGGAATATTTGGCTGAAGTGGAACGACTTGTCCATGTTTCACAATCTGTTTTGTCCAAACCCAACCAAATTTTAAATGTTGATATCTTACAAGATTTGAAAGTACTCGGGGAAACATTTTTCCAACAGTTTTTCCCAACCTCTATCATCGAAAAATTAAAAAACACAAACAAACAAAGTATCCATTTTAATATTGATCCAACACTCGCTCTTGTTCCTTGGGAATTATTACATGATGGAACGAGTTTTCTATCTGACAAATTTCGAATTGGAAAAACGATTCGGGGTGGTTTACATCGTTCCACTCATAAAGAAAATCGCAAAATTAAGATGCTCATCATTGCAGATCCAACAGAAGATTTGCCACATGCTCAGAAAGAAGGTGAAGTTTTATTCTCTGTTCTAAGCCAAAAAGTACCAAACCATCTTCTCGAACTAGAATTCATAGGTGGGAAACAAGTCACCAAACTCAAGTTACTCTCGCTGATCAAAGACAAACACATCATTCATTATTCAGGCCATTTACATTTTTCCGATGATTCCCTGGAAAATGGTTGGTTATTATCGGATGGAAAAGTACTAAAAGCTCGCGAAATTAAATCAACAGGTATAGATACCGATTTAGTTTTCTCTAACTCTTGTATGTCGGCAAAGTCTGCTGGTAAAAAATTAAATACAAATATTTTAAATCAATATGCAGGAGCTTTTTTGACTGCTGGAATCAAAACATTTGTTGGAACCAATTGGGAAATTTTGGACAATGAAAGGACAATTGATTTTACTGTAAGATTTTATACGTATCTTTTTTCAGATAAATCAGTTGGAGAGTCTTTATTTTTATCGAAAGAATTTGCAAGACGTAACTACCATGCGAATGATTTAACATGGGCTAATTATTCTTTGTATGGAAATCCTGATTTTTCAATGTTTGTGAAAGAACGAAGGAATTTTCATTCAGCAAAAATTTTAAATCCAACTGCTGTATTGGAGTTTTATCCAACACCAATTGCTGCTTCTTATTCCAAGTGTAATCAATTAAATAAAAACAAAACGATTGATAAAACTAATCTCCTCAATTTGATTCGATTGTTTGAATCGATAAGCCAAGTGATAGGGATGATTGTTTTTAGTGATCATGCAGCACATGCTATGAACAAATCCATTCCTAATAATTTGGATGATGCTGTGACCCTTCGTAAATGGTGGGAACTTGTTTACAGTTGTGTATGGGATTTTCAAAAATTAAAAATAACAAGTATATTTGATTCTGCTCTTCCCGTTTTACACGAACAAAAGGAAACCATTTTTAAAATCTTAGGATGGTTGGAAGTTTGGGAAGAGAGTGATATCGATTCGGAAGAATTGGAATCATACCAGATCATACTTCAGTTTTTTTTAGAAAATATGTTATTGGAATTTGCAGAATTAGAACGAATCAGTATTTTATTGGTTTCGGAGAACAATAACCCACATTTTTATTTTAAAGGGATCAAACCGTCCTATTTATACCCAACTTCCCATGGATCCCGTGAAAAACTTCTAGAACAATTGTCACATCATAAAGGCAACTTGGTGTTGTTACACGAAAGCAGAAAAATGGTAATCCCATTTCAAACTTATTTCAAAGAAAAAAAAGAAACGGGTGAATTGGAACTTGTCTTCAATGGTCTGATTCCATTTGTAATCGGAGCAAAACAGAATTGA
- a CDS encoding sigma-54 down-regulated protein has product MEQQVKDGLNFILGAVNTAKVEAEKAFSSINAEFQNLAAKGAQDQSEISVNLRKYVQEGLSQVETIVGKANTVVAEAKAKVATVTSKA; this is encoded by the coding sequence ATGGAACAACAAGTAAAAGACGGATTAAACTTTATCTTAGGCGCAGTAAACACTGCAAAAGTAGAAGCAGAAAAGGCTTTCTCTAGCATCAATGCAGAATTTCAAAACTTAGCAGCGAAAGGTGCTCAAGACCAAAGCGAAATTTCTGTAAACCTTAGAAAATACGTTCAAGAAGGTCTTTCTCAAGTAGAAACCATCGTTGGAAAAGCTAACACTGTTGTTGCGGAAGCAAAAGCAAAAGTAGCAACTGTTACTTCAAAAGCATAA
- the mtnA gene encoding S-methyl-5-thioribose-1-phosphate isomerase, with protein sequence MPQPEFLPIQWKSTYLSLLDQRALPGKKEFLEIKSVEETIIAIREMAVRGAPAIAITGIFGLTLGAQKKSGKVNSQEIESLIKQVFESRPTAVNLSFALQEAKKRVEGESLWESVQTIWESYALEMMVEDLNANQSLGKNGANLFPKNQEEFHIITHCNTGALATAGHGTALGVIRSLRDMGKKVVVYADETRPFLQGSRLTAFEMMEEGIECYIITDGMSGWLMNHRKIDAVLVGCDRVAANGDTANKIGTYNLAIVAHEHNVPFYVCATKDSFDLNLKTGEEIPIEMRKESEVTQFDFLKTPEGKYLFPEGKTSPVGARALNPSFDITKAKFIKNFITELGCFVPGEIPVRLKKV encoded by the coding sequence ATGCCCCAACCGGAATTTTTACCCATCCAGTGGAAATCCACTTATCTCTCCTTACTTGACCAAAGGGCCTTGCCAGGAAAAAAAGAATTTTTAGAAATTAAGTCAGTTGAAGAAACAATCATTGCAATTCGTGAAATGGCTGTTAGGGGAGCTCCGGCTATCGCCATCACTGGCATTTTTGGTCTTACACTTGGTGCCCAAAAAAAATCAGGGAAAGTAAATTCCCAAGAAATTGAATCTCTCATCAAACAAGTGTTTGAGTCTAGACCAACTGCAGTGAATCTTAGTTTTGCCTTACAAGAAGCAAAAAAACGAGTGGAAGGGGAAAGCCTTTGGGAATCCGTGCAAACAATTTGGGAATCGTATGCATTAGAGATGATGGTGGAAGATCTAAATGCCAACCAATCCTTAGGAAAAAATGGGGCAAATTTATTTCCCAAAAACCAGGAAGAGTTTCATATCATCACACATTGTAATACAGGTGCGCTTGCCACGGCTGGTCATGGAACAGCACTTGGGGTGATTCGAAGCCTACGTGATATGGGAAAAAAGGTAGTTGTTTACGCAGATGAAACAAGGCCATTTTTACAAGGTTCCAGGCTCACTGCGTTTGAGATGATGGAAGAAGGGATCGAGTGTTATATCATCACGGATGGAATGTCTGGATGGCTCATGAACCACAGGAAAATAGATGCAGTCCTTGTTGGTTGTGATCGTGTTGCGGCCAATGGAGATACGGCGAATAAAATTGGTACATACAATTTAGCAATTGTTGCCCATGAACATAATGTACCGTTTTATGTTTGTGCAACAAAAGACAGTTTTGATCTCAATCTAAAAACGGGGGAGGAAATCCCCATTGAAATGAGAAAAGAATCAGAAGTGACCCAATTTGATTTTTTGAAAACTCCTGAGGGAAAGTATTTATTTCCAGAAGGGAAAACCTCACCCGTTGGTGCAAGAGCTCTCAATCCTTCTTTTGACATTACAAAGGCCAAATTTATTAAAAACTTCATTACAGAATTAGGATGTTTTGTACCTGGAGAGATTCCTGTTCGTCTAAAGAAAGTATGA
- the msrA gene encoding peptide-methionine (S)-S-oxide reductase MsrA gives MTEKAILGGGCFWCTEAVYLRIQGIISVESGYAGGQTPNPSYKEICTGTTGHAEVIQIEFNPEVISYSKILEIFWASHDPTTLNRQGNDVGTQYRSVIFYLNEKQKELAVESKRKHAYMFPDPIVTEISPAPTFYKAEDYHQNYFTLNPQNPYCHYVIFPKLKKLGLKLN, from the coding sequence ATGACGGAAAAAGCAATTTTAGGTGGTGGGTGTTTTTGGTGTACGGAAGCAGTTTACTTACGTATCCAGGGTATAATTTCCGTAGAATCTGGTTATGCGGGTGGTCAAACACCAAACCCAAGTTATAAGGAAATTTGCACAGGAACCACTGGTCATGCTGAAGTGATCCAAATTGAATTTAACCCAGAAGTGATATCTTATTCCAAAATTTTAGAGATTTTTTGGGCATCACATGACCCAACCACACTCAATCGACAAGGGAATGATGTAGGAACACAATACAGATCAGTGATTTTCTATTTGAATGAAAAACAAAAAGAACTCGCTGTCGAATCCAAAAGGAAACATGCTTATATGTTCCCTGATCCCATCGTTACTGAAATTTCACCAGCTCCCACCTTTTACAAAGCAGAAGACTACCACCAAAATTATTTTACCTTAAACCCACAAAATCCGTATTGCCATTATGTGATTTTTCCTAAATTGAAAAAATTGGGACTAAAGTTGAATTAA
- a CDS encoding DUF342 domain-containing protein — protein sequence MDVKNAPDFNPERGLKIQISEDRLTATLLVKPVWLLGGSMSNILIFEALDNASIHRDRILMKDVDQAALEIDKILKDPTKVKEDFTFVVGKGIPAKQGESGWIKFYFPRAQRVVLKEDGSADFRNINKYVHVKEGEKLATLFEGVAGEQGTDVLGNPIYPNPIDRPRLTLGKNILPKTIDDPEKPGRQLKEYFATLSGVVFSTDTSLTVSPELNIESNIGLGTGNINFEGTIRVKGTIEEGAIVNCQGSLYLDGNVESSDVVVGEDLEVKGGVKAKGKGVIRIKGDLRAKFVENANLEIDGDCIVENFILGSRILCLGNIILTGESSSIIGSDLISYQGITVSSLGSSAQMDTVVEVGFHYKNDRLLTEGSSRLSDMEKELEALVPEIQKIKEVVQRSRGKIDDARKEKFKEIFDAYQKKNKTVELLKSKIEELKGARYNQDNVKVVVRNTAHPGAVIKYRRQVEKITKAQSAFVMNFFPNQDKAMLTAFKGK from the coding sequence ATGGACGTAAAAAATGCACCGGACTTCAATCCGGAACGAGGACTCAAGATCCAAATCTCCGAGGATCGTTTGACAGCCACTCTCTTAGTCAAACCAGTTTGGCTGTTAGGTGGTTCAATGAGCAATATACTCATTTTTGAGGCACTTGATAACGCGTCCATTCATAGAGACCGCATTTTAATGAAAGATGTGGACCAAGCAGCCCTCGAAATTGATAAAATTTTAAAAGACCCAACAAAGGTAAAAGAGGATTTTACATTTGTTGTTGGAAAAGGGATCCCCGCCAAACAAGGAGAAAGTGGCTGGATTAAGTTTTATTTTCCAAGAGCCCAACGAGTTGTTTTAAAAGAAGATGGCTCTGCTGATTTTCGCAATATCAATAAATATGTTCACGTAAAAGAAGGGGAAAAACTGGCTACCTTATTTGAAGGGGTGGCAGGAGAACAAGGAACAGACGTACTTGGAAATCCAATTTACCCGAATCCCATTGACAGACCAAGGCTCACCTTGGGTAAAAATATTTTACCAAAAACCATTGATGACCCTGAAAAACCAGGTAGGCAACTGAAAGAATACTTTGCCACGTTAAGTGGTGTGGTATTTTCCACAGACACATCACTTACTGTATCACCTGAGTTAAATATTGAAAGTAATATTGGTTTAGGAACAGGGAATATCAATTTTGAAGGTACTATCCGTGTCAAAGGAACCATTGAAGAAGGTGCGATTGTCAACTGCCAAGGTTCCCTCTATTTAGATGGAAACGTTGAATCATCTGATGTAGTTGTGGGTGAAGATTTAGAAGTCAAAGGTGGAGTAAAAGCAAAAGGTAAGGGAGTGATCCGCATCAAAGGTGATCTTCGAGCCAAGTTTGTCGAAAATGCTAACCTGGAAATTGATGGTGATTGTATTGTCGAAAACTTTATTTTAGGCAGTAGAATCCTTTGTTTGGGGAATATCATCTTAACTGGGGAATCTTCTTCTATCATTGGCAGTGATCTCATTTCCTACCAAGGGATTACCGTTTCCTCACTTGGTTCATCTGCACAAATGGACACAGTTGTAGAAGTTGGATTCCATTATAAAAATGACAGACTTCTGACAGAAGGAAGTTCTCGTCTTTCTGATATGGAAAAGGAACTAGAAGCACTTGTACCTGAAATCCAAAAGATCAAAGAAGTGGTGCAACGTTCTCGTGGAAAAATTGATGATGCCAGAAAAGAAAAGTTCAAAGAAATCTTTGATGCGTATCAGAAAAAAAACAAAACTGTTGAGTTACTCAAATCAAAAATTGAGGAACTAAAAGGTGCTCGTTACAACCAAGACAATGTAAAAGTGGTCGTACGAAACACAGCTCACCCTGGAGCAGTCATCAAATACAGAAGGCAAGTGGAAAAAATCACGAAAGCACAATCTGCCTTTGTGATGAACTTTTTTCCAAACCAAGACAAAGCAATGCTCACCGCCTTTAAAGGCAAATGA
- a CDS encoding alpha/beta hydrolase family protein produces the protein MKPYVLALPLILSYAGIKQKKSLERKEFTLSETGRRSFLFYPKDTEPTSLPGVYIQHGMSAMGIDDQRIIDLAENIASTGHSVILPELPEVKGLKIEETTISNIQNLMIEIHSNKQLFNGNDLGYLSASFSAGMGIIAASRSNTRDKIKSSMLIGGYCNFLEAVPFVFSHYEVDPYAVYVILYNMLHRFEPEIAEELQIVYYEAALDNGLKRTGQNAKSELQLQKSSSRAKEFFQQVHLDRTFRISLAKRVLDTVPEKMPENLSPFYQLEMLSGPVSLLHGKTDPVISAEESEKLALLLKGKGIPYVHRTSTALTHGDSLPLHSQIFGVPALLQTFGSFLHWLDQ, from the coding sequence ATGAAACCCTATGTTTTGGCACTGCCTCTGATTTTGAGTTATGCCGGAATCAAACAAAAAAAATCTCTCGAACGAAAAGAATTCACTTTATCCGAAACGGGTCGTCGTAGTTTTCTTTTTTATCCCAAAGACACTGAACCAACATCCTTACCAGGAGTGTACATCCAACATGGAATGAGTGCTATGGGCATCGATGACCAAAGGATCATCGACTTAGCAGAAAACATTGCAAGTACTGGGCATAGTGTCATTTTACCCGAACTTCCAGAAGTCAAAGGATTAAAAATCGAAGAAACTACCATCTCCAATATTCAAAATTTGATGATTGAGATCCATTCAAACAAACAATTGTTTAACGGTAATGACTTAGGGTATTTATCTGCTAGTTTTTCTGCGGGTATGGGAATCATTGCAGCTTCCAGATCCAACACTCGGGACAAAATCAAATCGAGTATGCTCATTGGTGGGTATTGTAATTTTTTGGAAGCAGTCCCTTTTGTTTTCTCTCATTACGAAGTAGATCCATACGCTGTGTACGTTATTTTATACAATATGCTCCATCGGTTTGAACCAGAAATTGCGGAGGAACTCCAAATCGTATACTATGAAGCTGCCCTGGACAACGGACTCAAACGAACTGGGCAAAATGCAAAATCCGAACTCCAACTACAAAAATCTTCCAGTCGCGCAAAAGAGTTTTTCCAACAGGTCCACCTTGACCGTACGTTCCGAATCAGTTTGGCAAAACGGGTTTTGGATACTGTGCCCGAAAAAATGCCAGAAAACCTTTCTCCCTTTTACCAATTGGAAATGTTAAGTGGCCCTGTGTCCCTTCTGCATGGAAAAACCGACCCCGTCATCTCGGCGGAAGAATCGGAAAAACTCGCCCTCCTCCTCAAAGGAAAAGGGATTCCTTATGTCCACAGGACTTCCACTGCCCTCACCCATGGAGACAGTCTCCCACTCCATTCCCAGATTTTTGGGGTCCCTGCTCTCTTACAAACTTTTGGAAGTTTTCTGCACTGGTTAGACCAATAG
- a CDS encoding chemotaxis protein CheX has protein sequence MDPLIDEKFILTVSQVLPDHFYKTLLVFAEREAYGPSKNEGLCFENCTLVEFVGDINGKLYLALDGYTKLKLLPKIAKAFQIDPTSRAHSASIMMEFANQIAGKLITEMRLGRYEIDILPPENLNHKLVPISLGHFRQYILIFNLKDRRGDEYMGRLYLILLLEKFPTPQN, from the coding sequence ATGGATCCACTCATCGATGAAAAATTCATTCTAACGGTTTCACAAGTATTACCTGACCATTTTTACAAAACCTTACTGGTGTTTGCCGAAAGGGAAGCATATGGTCCGTCCAAAAATGAAGGACTTTGTTTTGAAAACTGTACCCTTGTTGAATTTGTAGGTGACATCAATGGAAAACTCTATTTAGCACTCGATGGTTATACTAAACTCAAACTATTACCAAAAATAGCCAAAGCCTTTCAAATTGATCCAACTTCGCGAGCCCACTCTGCATCCATCATGATGGAATTTGCCAATCAAATAGCAGGTAAATTGATTACAGAAATGCGTCTTGGTCGTTACGAAATTGATATCTTACCACCAGAAAATTTAAACCACAAATTAGTTCCCATATCACTCGGACACTTTCGCCAATACATTCTCATCTTTAATTTAAAAGACCGACGTGGAGATGAATATATGGGAAGGTTGTATTTGATTTTATTGTTGGAAAAATTCCCCACTCCTCAAAACTAA
- a CDS encoding class I SAM-dependent DNA methyltransferase: protein MKLYSELAEYYFTIEEPSRKFSEEILFLRETFKRHKIYTVLDIGCGTGEHIKELQGMGFKPHGVDGSPRMLEIAKARFPHCSFEHGKMENYVAKQPVDGVICLYGTFNYLVNDDLVQNFLRNCYKNLKQAGLLVLEIWNADPIHRIKRKPITTVSNVRQGTTSIRRNRGFRLTRADDVAIVEVNYVYNLNQKDLKDKHTMRVFHFPQVRNFLDENKFDILNVYSNYDGEKYIKTGARMLIVAKKRS from the coding sequence ATGAAACTCTATTCCGAATTAGCAGAATACTATTTTACCATCGAAGAACCCAGCCGGAAGTTTTCGGAAGAAATCTTATTCCTCCGAGAAACTTTCAAGCGACATAAAATTTATACCGTACTCGACATTGGGTGTGGGACTGGGGAACACATCAAAGAATTACAAGGGATGGGTTTCAAACCACATGGTGTGGACGGATCACCACGGATGCTCGAAATCGCAAAAGCCAGATTCCCTCATTGTAGTTTTGAACATGGAAAAATGGAAAACTACGTCGCCAAACAACCAGTTGACGGAGTGATTTGTTTGTATGGAACCTTTAATTATTTGGTAAATGATGATTTGGTTCAAAATTTCCTGCGTAATTGTTATAAAAACCTAAAACAAGCTGGGTTACTTGTTTTGGAAATTTGGAATGCCGATCCCATCCACCGCATCAAACGAAAACCCATTACTACCGTAAGTAATGTCAGACAAGGGACAACTTCAATAAGAAGGAACCGTGGATTTCGGTTAACAAGAGCAGATGACGTAGCCATCGTAGAAGTGAATTATGTTTATAATTTAAACCAAAAGGATTTAAAAGACAAACATACAATGCGAGTATTTCATTTCCCACAAGTCAGGAATTTCTTAGACGAAAACAAATTTGATATCTTAAACGTGTATAGCAATTACGACGGAGAAAAGTACATCAAAACGGGCGCAAGGATGCTCATCGTCGCCAAAAAGAGGTCTTGA